In a genomic window of Puniceicoccaceae bacterium:
- a CDS encoding pyridoxamine 5'-phosphate oxidase family protein produces MLDSIITEAIEQSVLCWLATLSSDGFPNVSPKEAFTCDANGRLLIAHIASPQSIRNIQANPNVCVSFVNIFTQKGYKIKGTATMLKPGHADWESALGKLTDKIGTSYPIHGIISLRPKQTEPIIAPSYRLFPDTTETDRIADSLQTYRVADYQSRAIQGK; encoded by the coding sequence ATGCTGGACTCCATTATCACTGAAGCCATCGAGCAGAGCGTGCTCTGCTGGCTGGCGACTCTGTCTTCCGACGGTTTTCCCAATGTCTCTCCCAAGGAAGCCTTCACCTGCGATGCCAACGGTCGCCTGCTCATCGCACACATTGCCTCACCCCAAAGCATTCGGAATATTCAGGCAAATCCGAATGTCTGCGTGAGTTTCGTCAACATCTTCACCCAAAAGGGCTACAAGATCAAAGGAACCGCCACGATGCTGAAACCAGGGCATGCAGATTGGGAATCCGCTCTTGGCAAATTGACCGATAAAATCGGTACGTCCTATCCCATTCATGGCATCATATCGCTCAGACCCAAGCAAACCGAACCCATCATCGCCCCAAGTTACCGTCTGTTCCCGGATACCACCGAAACTGATCGCATCGCGGATTCCCTTCAAACCTACCGGGTGGCCGACTACCAATCGAGGGCAATCCAAGGAAAGTGA